From the genome of Nicotiana sylvestris chromosome 1, ASM39365v2, whole genome shotgun sequence:
ATGTGTTGCCACTAAGGCAAGCGAGGGGCAACACTTGTTAAACTTAGAGTTTTGCCCATGGCGCAAGCGAAGACAAAATTTTGTTTCATTCTTTTAACATGGAAAATATGAAGATCACTATGGACATTTCTCAGGATTATTGTAATATAGCACATGACAAGAGAATATGAATTTCATACAAGCAAGTGTTTGCAGCTAGATAGAATATGCTTTAGCGTGAGATGGTAAAAAACATGTTTCCTGGGTGCCACCCTCCTATTCCAACATCCACAAGCAAGTGTTTGCAGCTAGAATTTGTTACTCTCACAAACAGAACTGAAACTCTAAGTCAGCTACTCAGAACTCAAAACTTTTCTCTTAACTGGAGACTGAGACCTCAGGAGAACTGCAGCTTCCAAAATGGCAACAAGAAGATGAAGGCTTAGaataatatactaaaggaaaacTATAGCACATCTCGAAGTATTCATTGCTAGATAATGCAAAGTCACTTCTTCTTCTTTGCTTGCAGAGACGAGGGCAAAGCCGCAGGCCTCTTCTTGGTAAACGCTTTTGTTTTGCTTTCTAATTCCTCGTCATCGCTTTCTTCATCAACTTTCCCGTCTTTGGCAGAAATTGTTGATGCTTCAGAGCtcttcaatttttttcttttctcagcATCCAATTTAGCACGTAATTTTCTTTCTGCGGGGTCATTTGAGAGTACAGTTTGAGATTGACGTGGAACTGCAGCACCAATTCCAAGCCTACGAGGACCTAAGAAATTAACCCTAGGAATTTCAACAAAATATAGTCATGTCGAAGAAGATTTTACCTAGGTGGACGACTCTCTAGAACCACATTATTTGGTTTAGCATCATCTGAAGAGCCCATATTGTTAACCCATTGCTCAGCCTGCAAATGAATCACATATTCAAACCATAGCAACAGTCTATATTAACTAAAACATGTATAACAGTACAATCAGTCAAGGTACCTAGACGACTTCAAGAATGTTGCTCCAGTTATTTACATagggaaaagaaaatatgttgtGGGAAAATAGTGGAGTAACATGATATGAGTACCAAGTTAACTTTAGGCTATGAAATCATGAATTACTAGCCCCCTTTTTTCAGAAGAACTTTAAGATAAACATCGTTGCCTCACGACCTGATAAAAGTCATTGTATCTCCTACTTTAGACCAGTTAAACCAGAACCTTATGTATGCTACACACCAAAACTTCCTATCTTTAGTGCCTATGCATGTTACACTTGAAGAGTTACCGTCCAAAAAGTTAAAACTATACATATAGCCAATCACACACATCTGACTTCCATCTTAGATAGTCTAAGAAAGGAACACTTACCAATTTGAATGCCCTGTTCAACACAACCAATTGAGAACGTGAAGTTTTCTTTGATGCCTCTTCCGAACTGATTGTCATTTTAAACCACCTAATCATCAACCATAATTGCACAGCATTACAACAACTAATTTAAAACCGAGTACTTCTACCTAAACAGGAAGAGGAGAAGGAAATGATACCAGGTAAGATACAACAGTGGAGGCCCTATAAGTTACTTTGCAGTGGGTTCTAGACCACAACCAAAAAAAACTCTTCTTCACCTGTAAAAATATGATGACATTCtcaatgaggaatcaagaatacTCCCAGCAAAACTGTCATCACAAAAGAAATTCATATACGGCAAACATTGAACACCTGCCCCTTTCATCTCCTCTCCTTCTTAGCGTTGAGTTTAATTCTATGCAAAATTTGGGTTTTCTTTGATATATCTGAACTGTCATGCAGCCAAATCCTTAGATCAGAAGTGTTCCCCTAGTTTTATTTGAATCCCAATACAAACGCTTTCTTTGAATCTTGTTTTAGGTGCATCAAAAAGTATGTATCTCCAGACTCTGAGAAGGCAAATGCTGCAGATTTCTATGGTTTataaaagaaacaagaaagcACAAGAAAGGGACCTTTCTGATAACCATTATTTAGCAAACGAGAGGAAAGAGCCACAAACAAGAAGGGTGATCCATTTGCCACAGCATGTGAATACCTTTTTTCTTTGATAAGGTAACTCAACTTTATTCATAGCATCCAGTAGAAGTATAGGAACCCTTTTACATTGATAGAACTAAAGATGTATGGAGCTGAGTAGCAGCTGTATGGACACTAGGGTTTGTCGGACGTGGACATGAagacataaaatttaaaatataggGGAATAATACAAGTGGTGCGCAATATCATGTCAAAATTGTAATGCCTAAAAATAAAGAGAATCCGCTAGAAGTGAACTATTATCAAATGGGTGATATCTTGTTCCGATTATACATCACGAGCTTATAAAAGATCAAGCCTTCATATCCAGATataaaaataagaagagaaaaaaagtGAACACTCTCAGAGACTTAACTCAAAAAATAAAACGATCTGGAATCACCAATACAAAAATCCACTTGCATTCCTAGTAGTTGATAAGATATTAAGAAGTAATGACAATCATTAAGTCTAACATACTCAGGAAGCCTAAAACTAGGGGGTCGTGGTGCAGTGGTTATCACATCAGTCTAAGTTTCCACCCTTGTTGATGAAATTTATTACCCtatcaaaggaaaaaaaaacctTAAACTAAGGGATAAGTGAGTAATTAGATCAGTCACCTATGTCATATTCCAAACTAGTTCATTATATGAACTCTCTGTACCCCATTCCGCTT
Proteins encoded in this window:
- the LOC104245651 gene encoding uncharacterized protein PB1E7.01c, producing the protein MTISSEEASKKTSRSQLVVLNRAFKLAEQWVNNMGSSDDAKPNNVVLESRPPRLGIGAAVPRQSQTVLSNDPAERKLRAKLDAEKRKKLKSSEASTISAKDGKVDEESDDEELESKTKAFTKKRPAALPSSLQAKKKK